In Nitrospirota bacterium, the DNA window GTGATTACTGCGCTTTCCCTGAGTTTTATTTTTGCGCCCGGCGTGATAGAAAGACTGAAGAAGTTCAGTGTTACGCAATATATAAGGGATGACGGGCCGAAAAGTCATCTTACTAAAACAGGGACGCCGACAATGGGCGGCGTCTTGATACTGTCATCAATAATTATCAGCGTGCTGATGTGGGGCGATCTGACGAATAAATATGTCTGGATAATGCTTGTTACGACTGCAGGATTCGGGCTTGTCGGTTTTGCGGACGATTACCTTAAGATTACAAGGCAGAACTCAAAAGGCTTAAGGGCGTGGTATAAGTTCGGCGCCCAGATAGCTATTGCGCTGGCAATCGGCATGATACTTTATCATGACCCAAAGGATCAGTTTGCATCAACTCTCAGCATACCTTTTTTTAAAAAATGGCTGATAGACATGGGCTGGTTCTACATACCGTTTTCTGTTTTTATGATAGTCGGCTCTTCCAATGCGGTTAATCTTACCGACGGGATAGACGGGCTTGCAATCGGACTGATAGGCATTGCGGCGCTTGCCAACGGCGCGCTGGTGTATATATCGGGACACTCAGGGTTTGCACAGTATCTGCATGTCCTTTATCTGCCTGGGATAGGAGAGCTTACAGTTTTCTGCGGCGCCATGTTTGGCGCAGCGCTTGGTTTCCTCTGGTACAACAGCTACCCTGCGGAGGTCTTCATGGGCGATGTCGGCTCTTTAGGGCTCGGAGGGGCGCTGGGTACGCTTGCAGTGATAACAAAACAAGAAATAGTTCTGGCGCTGGTTGGAGGCATTTTTGTCATTGAGGCGCTCTCGGTAATACTCCAGGTTGCATCCTTTAAATTTACCGGAAGGCGCATATTAAAAATGGCTCCGATACATCATCATTTTGAACTCAAAGGATGGCCTGAACCCAAGGTCATAGTAAGGTTTTGGATTGTGGGAATCATACTTGCACTCTTAAGCCTTACGACTTTAAAGGTGAGGTAACAATGAGAAAATTTCAAATTTCAAATTTCAAATTTCAAATTTTTTGTTTACCGTTCACTGTTCACCGTTCACTGATTACTGCCGTTTTACTGTTCACTGTTCACTGTTCACTGTTCACCGTTGCTTATGCTGACGACGTCAGCGCCCGCTCCGCGCTTATTATGGATGCATCAAACGGCAGGGTTCTTTTTGCCAAAAACCCTGATTTAAAGCAACCTGCCGCAAGCACCATAAAAATAATGACTGCCATTGTTGTCGCTGAAAACGTAGATCTGGACAGTGTAACGACAATTACGAGCAGGGCGGCAAACCAGCAGCCGTCAAAAACAAACCTGAAAAAAGGCGACAGAATAAAAATCAGGGAACTGCTCTATGCCGCTCTGATGGAATCGGCTAATGACGCGGCAACTGCACTGGCAGAGGCTGCTGCCGGCAGTGAGCTGAAGTTTGTGAAGCTGATGAACCAAAAGGCTCTTGAGATAGGCGCAGCCAATACAAAATATATAAATGCAAACGGTCTTCCGGGGAAGGGGCAATACTCAACTGTTTCCGATCTCGCAAAGATAATGCAGTATGCCATAAGAATTCCTGTCATAAAAGAAATCCTTACAACAAAAGTCAGAGAGATAAGCACTGAGGGCGGAAGAAAAATTTTTGTCAGGAATACAAACAGACTTTTGTGGGCGGATGATGATTTTCAGGGAGGCAAGACAGGTTTTACCCGTACGGCAAGGCACTGTTTTGTCGGGGCGTCAAACAAGGAAAATAAGGAAATTATAATCAGCGTTCTCGGCGCGCCGAGCAGGCCTGCCCTCTGGTCCCAGTCTGAAATGCTTTTTGGAAAAGGGTCCAGGATATCCAATATGCAGGAAGAGCCTGTTATTTATATTACCTCGCGGGATACCAATATCAAAAAAATTAAATCGAAGTTGCCGCCCAAAGCCGTATCTAAAGGTAAAGG includes these proteins:
- a CDS encoding D-alanyl-D-alanine carboxypeptidase is translated as MRKFQISNFKFQIFCLPFTVHRSLITAVLLFTVHCSLFTVAYADDVSARSALIMDASNGRVLFAKNPDLKQPAASTIKIMTAIVVAENVDLDSVTTITSRAANQQPSKTNLKKGDRIKIRELLYAALMESANDAATALAEAAAGSELKFVKLMNQKALEIGAANTKYINANGLPGKGQYSTVSDLAKIMQYAIRIPVIKEILTTKVREISTEGGRKIFVRNTNRLLWADDDFQGGKTGFTRTARHCFVGASNKENKEIIISVLGAPSRPALWSQSEMLFGKGSRISNMQEEPVIYITSRDTNIKKIKSKLPPKAVSKGKGKKHKRHLVKTKGTKVAGEGKNQNI
- a CDS encoding phospho-N-acetylmuramoyl-pentapeptide-transferase, which codes for MLAALFYGMHDWFSPFNLFRYITFRTTLCVITALSLSFIFAPGVIERLKKFSVTQYIRDDGPKSHLTKTGTPTMGGVLILSSIIISVLMWGDLTNKYVWIMLVTTAGFGLVGFADDYLKITRQNSKGLRAWYKFGAQIAIALAIGMILYHDPKDQFASTLSIPFFKKWLIDMGWFYIPFSVFMIVGSSNAVNLTDGIDGLAIGLIGIAALANGALVYISGHSGFAQYLHVLYLPGIGELTVFCGAMFGAALGFLWYNSYPAEVFMGDVGSLGLGGALGTLAVITKQEIVLALVGGIFVIEALSVILQVASFKFTGRRILKMAPIHHHFELKGWPEPKVIVRFWIVGIILALLSLTTLKVR